The genome window CCTCGCCCTCGCGGGACGGCGGGCCTGGCACCGGGTGGCGGCGGACTTGGGGCGCATCCCGGATGCGCTGGTCCTGGACGGGCGCGACAACTGGCTGCCGCGGTCCCCGCTGCAGGCGAGCGTGGGCCTGGCCCCCGGCCCTGGGTCAGTGCACCTCCAGGTCAAGGCCGATGCGACGTGTGCCACCGTGGCGGCCGCCTCGATCCTGGCCAAGGTGGAACGCGACGGGCTGATGACCGGCCTGGCGGAGGCCTTTCCGGACTACGGTTGGGAGGGCAACAAGGGCTATGGGGCCGCCGTACACCGGCAGGCCATCCTGGACCGAGGACCGAGCCCTTACCATCGGATGAGCTGGAACCTGGGCCTGTCCCGAGGCCAGGAAGTGACCCCGGTCTGGGCCCCACGGCCGGAACAGGTCCGGGAGCAGGGCCTGCAACAGGGAGAATGGACGGCATGAGCGGCGACGAACTCGAGAACTACGAATCCGAGATGGAACTCCAGCTCTACCGGGAGTACCGCGACGTGGTCGGTCTCTTCCGGTACGTGGTGGAGACCGAACGCCGCTTCTACCTGGCCAATGCGGTGGAGGTGAAGGCCCGCGCGGAGGGCGGCGAGGTGTTCTTCGAGGTCCTGATGGAGGACGCCTGGGTGTGGGACATCTACCGCACCGCCCGCTTCGTCAAGCGCGTACGGGTCCTCAGCTTCAAGGACGTCAACGTGGAGGAACTCCCGCAGAATGACGATCTGCAGCTGCCCCAGGACGGACCCACCCTGCCGTGACGCCCGCCCTGCTGTAACAACCGGAGAGCCGGCGCCTTCCTCCACAGAGCACCGGCTCGCCCGAAGCATCCACAGTGGCCGCCCGCCACGCCCCACGCAGCCCTGCCAGCGAGCAGGCTGGTGCGTGGAGGTACATCAATGGAGCAATCCACCGCGGCCGGTCGCCGGCCGCAGCAATCATCAGCCCACACGGCGCTCGGTCGCTTCGGGGAAGACGTGGCCGCCCGGTGGCTGCAGGATCAGGGCTACGAGATCGTGGACCGCAACTGGCGCTGCCCGGACGGTGAACTCGACCTCGTGGGGATCCACCAGGGGTGGTGGGTGGCGGTGGAGGTCAAGACCCGCCGAGGCATCGGATACGGGCACCCCTTCGAGGCCATCAACCCGCGCAAACTCCGCCGGCTGTACCGGTTGTCACTCCAATGGGCGGCGGCGCACCCGGAGCTGCGGCGGTTGGCCGGCTGGCGGGTGGACGCGGTCTCCGTCCTGCTGCCGGCTGGTGGCG of Citricoccus sp. K5 contains these proteins:
- a CDS encoding DUF2469 domain-containing protein; translated protein: MSGDELENYESEMELQLYREYRDVVGLFRYVVETERRFYLANAVEVKARAEGGEVFFEVLMEDAWVWDIYRTARFVKRVRVLSFKDVNVEELPQNDDLQLPQDGPTLP
- a CDS encoding YraN family protein, whose protein sequence is MEQSTAAGRRPQQSSAHTALGRFGEDVAARWLQDQGYEIVDRNWRCPDGELDLVGIHQGWWVAVEVKTRRGIGYGHPFEAINPRKLRRLYRLSLQWAAAHPELRRLAGWRVDAVSVLLPAGGGLTVEVLKDIRP
- a CDS encoding ribonuclease HII; protein product: MTTRTTVPGPDLSVELSLVAAQLALDSPGVSGRTERTGCPLLVAGMDEVGRGALAGPVSVGVVVVALPDAGPQPAVRDSKVLSAKRREALVPEILAWGAAAAVGHAEPGEIDRYGISAALALAGRRAWHRVAADLGRIPDALVLDGRDNWLPRSPLQASVGLAPGPGSVHLQVKADATCATVAAASILAKVERDGLMTGLAEAFPDYGWEGNKGYGAAVHRQAILDRGPSPYHRMSWNLGLSRGQEVTPVWAPRPEQVREQGLQQGEWTA